In Cotesia glomerata isolate CgM1 linkage group LG8, MPM_Cglom_v2.3, whole genome shotgun sequence, the sequence TAACGAGGTTTATCTAGagacaattatttaactaCCAAGTTCGCTCGCGGTATTTGTTCACTAAACAttgtcacaattttttttttgtacgacgaaaataaataaaagaaacttAAACAATGTttcagtattttattttaatattaaatattttgggCATCATTTTGACAGCAGAAGTAAGtattagtatattacactacaagggcagaaagtttgagattcctgcactgtgcgccatgatgcccgaggcgaagccgagggcatcatggcgcgcagttcagggctctcaaactttctgcccgtgtggtgtatactatttttctttattttcggCCGAAAGTACGCTGACTTACAAATCAATTAACGTTACAGTTAAATGTTCTTAGTATGTTGTCGATGCCCACCCGTCATTTGCGGCACGAGTGAAGCGAGTGCGGCTAGTCGGGGGCGGTCATCGACTTCATCTAAATagacaaaaataatagtaactttttaaaattaaattaattcaattgaatagtcttatttttattaatttttgattactcaaatacattaaaatcattaattttatcagaattttaattatttcgagtaatttgtcaactatttttaattaattattgcatattttctttttcatcacAACTATTACCAGTACATGAACtataagaattataaaaattattaataatgaatgaaaaaaaatgattcaatattatttgatcttcccatttgacatgttcgtcaataaaaatattaatgaaaatttattattaagatatttaattttttggagcaaaagaaaaattttctcaagacaagaaaatttacttctgtcaagaacttaattttttggaacaagagagaaattttctcaaaacaagaaaattttcttgatttaaataaattgtcttggatcaagacacgtatttcttgaagcaagggaattaattttgttggaataagtgaaatttcttgtgtcaagaaaataattaggaagaaaaatattttcttggttcaagtgaacctttctttctgtgtaaatatttatctgcAGACTTTTTAGGTAACGTATCTGTTCTTATAATTAGATTAGCTTCCGTATCgaaattccttaaaatttccttttgatgatgataacgcattcattttttaaaattttaattatttttcactcgatataatttttagattataaatttcagCACACAACGACATAAGAACCTACAAAAGCAATTTTAAGGTTAGGCCTGAGTGCACAATAAACCGCGTCAGCTCTGGTGAATACTTTTTTTCGCTGCCTCGTACATCAATTCAGTGCACAACTAGTTTCTTCCAGCTCACTAGAGCAGCGCGCATGCGCGCCCCTACCAAAGCATCAATTACGGTCTTTCTGATTCCCAACAGAAGTATCAAGTACGTGCTTTCGGCCGTGAATaaagaatagtatattacacacctgtggcaagaaaatgagaaatgtctccagaacacatatatgttgcccgaggcgaagccgaggtcgacatatatgtgatctgagatatttattattttcctgccataggtttgtatactatttttctgtccgacagaggcggaaagcggcaatttcgtttagcgcagcgggccgaaagttgccactttccgcctggagggcagaacAATTACTTTTAGACTTGTTAAACTCTCAATTGAGAGGttcagggttcgattcccggtgGGGGTCAAGCAAAAAGAAatgagtaattttattttattctataattttttttttcaggctCAAAGTTTCAGAAATCATCTGAAAGTTTCAACGCGACTAGACTTGTCGGGGTCATTGAAGCATCTTTGTGCTGGGGATGATCAAAATGATGACGATCAAGTTGTCTCCTGTGCTTGCCTGAGTAAATTGTCAGTTGTATCGACCGTCCAAGTGGGAAAGTACCAAAATGTCTACCATTACAACGAGAGCAATCAATATGGCGTAAACACTTACGCGTCACTTCACCAAACTGAAGAAGACTTGGAAGTTTTTGGCTTCGGACGCttcaatgtatttttttcttacttttagAAGTTTTTGGcggaaaaattgatgtaattttttttgcagttacATAATGTTAAATGCGTAGAAAATAATGAGGTTAAAGATGTTGAAAGTCGGTACACTCATTGGTTCCACGTTTATTATACTTGGTCAAGTGTAGCTAcaccaaataaatttgttgattACGAGGACTATGAGGCCGAGGTTCCATTGCCAGTAACGATTGTAGATATTAATCTTGATAATGCACCTAAGATTGTaagtattgttattattatttaataataataagggggcgtccataaattacgtaaggcatttttgagaattttttaaccccCCCTCCCCCCTTGATGAGATTTCGTAAGATTTTCCTCAACTCCCTCCCCCCTCCCCTAATCTCACGcgagattattcaaaatttatgttttggcTGTAAACGGGTtggattattgagaaaaaaagtgccattcggctacacccgacatggataggtagatttcttgtttgaatattgaaaaaaacacgttattaaaaggccgtaatgtcctaaaatttattttttattatatttttgcaaataacgatATGAGACTGACTACAgcaaatagatatttaaagacatctacctaaaaaataggatttttacacgctttatattagcttcacttgtatgtcagtttgtttgtcagtttgtcagtatgtcagtaactctccgtgggtaatctgcgcgcctgcggccttccttggttctggtagccgtttctcaggctcgctctccgaaatcgaactctgattccccgtatttataatatttataaataattattttttattagcttcacttgtatgtcagtatgtcagtatgtcagtatgtaactctccgtgggtaatttgcgcgcctgaatatttttgataatcaacaaataatagtttaaaaaaactaaaaaatcacgcttttataaataaaccaaactaaaaagtaaaaaataaataatagtttaagaaaactaaaaacacgctttttatagaaaaccaaactaaaaaatagaaaataaatttaaattaagaatagtgttaaaaatttcaataaatataaattaataatagtgtaaataaaaaaaatgtattttattttaaaaaaagcgtggggtgctttttaagatattatcaaaatgataatcactctactcatatctgtcaataaaatatttataattattgacaccatgcacctcacgcttttgataaatgataaaatgcattttgatatatttttcatataaacatatctatatatatatataagagattcccacctatatattgactcatcacgatatctctggaaccataagacgtagcgacttgaaatttggtaggaatctcctatatgtgacgtagaaatgatctaagagcggattttacgataatctactcccaatatggattgcgggggtggacgttaacaatgaaaattaaaaatttccgacttctagctcctacagactcaaaattttgtaggaattttctgtaagtgatgtaaaaataatttataaacgaattttaggATATCTCAAcccacagggggttgcgggggtgggtattaacaatgaaaatttttaattttcaatctatagctcctacagactccaattgggtaggaattttcgctaagagatgtagaaataatatacgaacgaattttaagatacctcacaggagtttgcgggggtgggtgttaacaattaaaattttgaatttccaagctatagctcctataaactccaaatttagtagaggtcttctatatgtgatataaaaatgatctaataatggattttacaacgaatcaaCTCCATTAATGATCGTGGGGGTGAGTGTTAaccataaaaaatcttaattttcaaaatatagcttctaaaaactctaaatttgttagaaattttttatctcttatgTAGAGATCAcctcaaaatggatttcaataaagtctacttccgataggaattgcggaggtgggtgttaaaatctaaaattttcatttccaaactgtaacttctacagactcaaaattcggtgagaatcttcgtgtatgacGTCTATTTCAGttaagggattgcgggggcattgataatgaaaatttcccgtttgtaaaatatagttcttatagactctaaatttggtgaaAATCTTCTACATGTggtgtagaaataatctaagagcggatttaacGACGAATCACACCCAATAAGGATTGCGAGGGTGggtgttgacaaaaaaaaatcttaatttccaaaatatagcttctaaaagctgtaaatttggtaagaatcgtttatttgtcatgtaaaaatcatctcgaataggatcttacgaagtTCCTCCCCCACATAGGAGTGCAGGaatgataattgtcaaaaaattcatattctttaaatacagttcctacaaatatcaaatttgatagaatctcaagagaaacagacaaataccgggatggcctccaagttcaacggatttaaatatttttcttactttatagtgatattttcttacaacaatcgtctctttggcagcggcaaaaaagtcattgtaacgtttccaaaatttaacattacatatagctattcagtcaacggactaagaattttacatacattttattttttctgatcACATAATTGATGAATTGTTCTCATTACGGAATTGcgaaaatgtaacagattaaaagcattgcattttctaaacacatgagatataaaaaagaaatttgagatatagaaaatatgaaaaaaaataaatagaaataaaacataaaatttaatttatttccttttcaattcgcccagcgaagcgggcgggaaaCCGctagtatataatatatatattttcaaagatataagctcatcttgatgttacactcatcaagagctttcatttgagtacccacatgcattttcatatattttttatatatacatatatatatataatatatataaatatgtgaaaaattgatgtgggtactcaaatgaaaggtctcgatgaatgtaatgccagggtgagcttatatctttaaaaatgtcaatagttctcaagatacaaggtcatttcttaattttgtatctagaggtagagaattttcgaatgtagCCTAAGTACTTATGACtaaaatgactttttttaatatttatcaattacaaatgatattccataaataataataataacaacagccacaataataataataataataataataataataataataataataataagaatttttgcagagaaatttaatagtaaaattgAACAGTACAGAAGTTTATAAATTCGAAGATAATTTGGGAACAATGTGTGGTGAATCGCTAGAAAAAGGTTCGATGGAACGTGCATTGTGGAGCATTGTAGATCAAGTTCTATtacataatgataataattgcAACTATCCCAaggtatttattttacattaatacgaataactattataataattattactaaatgtaatgtgaatttttttacgaaGGGTTCCACTTTCCCGACTGTCGAAAAAATTCCATTGACTATGATAGTTGACAAGCCTCTAAAGTGTGGCCAGTATGTGCTTGAGTTTTCAATTCATTTAGATGATCTTCCAACAATAAATTGGATTGGTAAAATTTATTGGTACTTGGAAGCTGGTAGTACTTGCGTTGGATAAttgaccgaaaaaaaaaaaaaaaaatttcctttggAATTCAAtgaattgtatttatatttataaatgatgtataattaaataaaggataacaatttaattttaagtgtacttaattttattacgaCATTTTAGactgacttttttttccataGCTTAATTTAAAACGAAacaacaatataaataataaattgaaaaaaatataaaaatttttttttaagaattattaatgattaaaataaatttcaaaaaaataaataatttggatttttttaacttcccgctaaggaaattgaaaattttcaaaaatcgggaagttattggttttaccccatttttcgaaaatcgagttttcatcagatctcgacgttttgaggtcctaggaaagttttcctgactattcccgcgagggtgtcactatgtctgtatgtatgtgtgtgtgtatgtgtgtgtgtgtgtgtgtgtgtgtgtgtgtgtgtgtgtgtgtgtgtgtgtgtgtgtgtgtgtgtgtgtgtgtgtgtgtgtgagtacactgtaaaaaaaagcggtgttaaaatggactcattGAGTACATTTTAATACCGTTGAGTTAACATAACAACACATAACACataacaacattgagttatcagaactaaataacattatgttactgtaactctacaacgaatagtaaactgtgtatagttgtggtaactctacagttaagttaccagaacgaaattttttttccgtttacgtagaaacaattaaaaaaattaggaaaacagttgaccctaaaggccatccctgcaacttcccgctaattccgttaatacctggccgcttttttgagctcttcgagctcaaaagtacaatctgtgtgttgttttaagctctccgagctcaaaaaggtACCTTTtctctatgcttttgagctctttgagctcaaaagtctgatagaagtttcgtagaacactattttttgaatgttcataccgcaataacttttgaatgaatgaaccgatttttacgcggttggtggcattctacgcagttttttaagccttataaataatttctaagtttcaattggtcaaactagaaatttcggagtaactctgaaaaaacacttttttctgttttctttcgttcacgatatctctcgaacaaatcaaccgattttgaccggattggcggcgatcgacgtggtttttcaaggttgagagctgattagtttttggaatcgatcggttgaaccctttaaaagttatcccaaaaaaaccacttcagaaaaaattttttttcctacttttttttagatttctcaaaatttctcaaaatctatcaatCCGAATcagttcaaattaacagaaaatctaagtttggcgaagccctttcgaatggcaccaactgcgatgaaatcggttcaaccgttcaaaagttataagaggtttacatacttacacacacacacacacacacacacacacacacacacacacacacatacatacagacatagtgacaccctcgcgggaatagtcaggaaagctttctaggacctcaaaacgtcgagatctgatgaaaactcgattttcgaaaaacggggtaaaaccaataacttcccgatttttgaaaattttcaattttcttagcgggaagttaaaaatttgtttttattgtgactggtgggacaggcatttgtgactggtgggacaagtacaaaatgcctacatcaagttgtttattaaaaagacttttatattatttcaaccttagaaacattattgtttatccACAGATttggtagaatctggcgccaagttccgttcaaatccgttgtaaacggagcgccagactaccgactatgtttactgtaagcagaacggtatttcgaggttgcaaaattttatttaattctatggtacttcttgttcctaaattttatattataacagtaattcatactttattttactgataccaattaattatattcaattataacaattaatcgacttgaaattattaaattttatcagcacaaactatagcaagctcaaaaatttcgatcctgactttttttctatgtaaaaagtgacatgccacagactaaataattcgagaatgcatggtaatcttccaatagatgggaaactacagttaaaaaaatacatttcacagcttgcatcgacataaactgtagcttcaagaggatagtttgctataaaaaatgcaaccaacgcgagatttaagtaagttggtaccaattgtaaatttttattataattacaaaaaatactaaaatccgaacaaaaacagtttcactgtaaaaaatcgcgccaagtccacgttcataagactattaagaaaaaaaaatttgtttttttctttacaaaatatataaaataaaataaaaatccaagtaaccgatatgattgtttatgattttcggaaattaaaaaaaattttgttataaatttaaaaattaagaaaaaaattttggaacgtacttggtgtgcgtcattgcgtatttcaattttttaaaattttgcaaccgcgcacactaaatacattccaaactttttttttaattttcaaatttacaataaaattttttttaatttccgaaaatcaaatacaatcatatcggttacttggattttttaatttttttattttatatctttttgtaaagaaataagaaatttttttttcttaatagtcttatgaacgtgggcgcgattttttttacagtgaaactgtttttgttcggacatatttaactataaattatttaagataattaaaaaaaactaattaaaaaacactaATAAAGGATTCAGCATGCTGAtaacacgatcttgataaacttaggtgttaattaataacgaacataaacaaaatttgttcttaagactataataataactatgttagttaataacaaagatagaatgaatttgttgttaaaactattaaaacaacatttaacCCGGATAGaagttagtacggctgaaaagttTCTAGaagagaaaaatcgattttcttattgattaaaaaaaattttctttacaaattagtaaaatataaacttttaataataaattaggactaaattagaatgaattagagaaatttaaagatttttgtcatttttccAATTCGCATAGAATGCTCCTAAAATACTTCAATTGCAAATTTTCTTACTTGatagaattataaaataattattctagctagaCAATAACCACAAGCTACCTTGGCAAACAAATaagcgataaaaataattgcgcTTCAAAATTGATAATGCGGTAATTAACCGTAACACTGACGTATGTGTCCAGTGTTTCGAGCCAAGAAAGCGACGTTCTATTTCTAAAGTATTTCAttagattgtttttttaaaaataaaatcaaataaaatgagGTCTTTGCTCCTAAAAATTTTGCTGCTCATTGCAGTGGaggtaagtaaatttttttaaataaaaaatcaataattgcactaaaaaaaaaaaattagtttaaatcaaaaaaaattttttagttgaaaaaaatcgagttaaatttctttaaaattatttaagtttatttttattttttttttgttgaaaaaaataaaataattgataatatcattttattaGAGTACAGTATCGACGGGAATAGGAATACACGCTGATTGGGATATTCAAGGAAAAGTCGGACATTTATGCGAAAATGGAGTAATGCTAGATGAAGACTATCCACCTtgtgattgcttaaaaaaaatgccaaTTATGGGAAATCTTGCACTAGGGCCTCCAGATATTCCTTATTTTGGAGATGTTCCTGGGTTTAATGATCAACAATCAGTACCTAATATTTCGAGTGATAATGAGATGATTATTCCTTCTGGTTCTGTTTTGGTAAgatttttgcacgcctcatagcgcgaagcgcgtgaggttgtgctttatactcgactcgtcaaggtcaagcaattttgtgatctttaaatgtctctatcacaaccatattacacttatacaataatataagtagatgtacacggagaaaacacttaaattaaaccatcttttactttctaaaatcatttcatgttgctattttgaaaaaaaaattaggaaaacggttgaccctaaaggccatccctgcaacttcccgctaattccgttaatacctggccgcttttttaagctcttcgagctcaaaagtacaatctgtgtgttgttttaagctctccgagctcaaaaagataccttttctatgcttttgagctctttgagctcaaaagtctgatagaagtttcatggaacactattttttgaatgttcataccgcaataacttttgaatgaatgaaccgatttttacgcggttggcggcattctacgtagttttttaagccttataaataatttctaagtttcaattggtcaaactagaaatttcggagtaactctgaaaaaacacttttttctgttttctttcgttcacgatatctctcgaacgaatcaaccgattttgaccggattggcggcgatcgacgtggttgttcaaggttaagagctgattagtttttggaatcgatcggttgagccgtttgaaagttatcccaaaaaaaccacttcagaaaaaattttttttcctacttttttttagatttctccaaatttctcaaaatctatcggtccgaatcggttcaaatcaacagaaaatctaagtttggcgaagccctttcgaatggcaccaaccgcgataaaatcggttcaaccgttcaaaagttataagaggtttacatacttacacacacacacacacacacacacacacacacacacatacatacagacatagtgacaccctcgcgggaatagtcaggaaagcttcctaggacctcaaaacgtcgagatctgatgaaaacttgattttcgaaaaacggggtaaaaccaataacttcccgatttttgaaaattttcaattttcttagcgggaagttaaaaaacgttttgaaaaaaattttacgtggacgtccggatgtcaccccattttggatgtaccaatgattactcccgaacaaattgatatttcaagaccggaccttttttattagtttacgaatgcgatgaactgggtccgtatttcatatcagtagcctagtttacgtattttttttttaaattgaattttcattaaaatttattacgatataaccgtacaaagacaaacgaatttttcttatttgtcacgtgaaaactatggcgccacttgataaagctagatttttttagactgcgtgcgcatataacaagaaaaaagggcgctgatatttaaaaaaaaaaaaatactctgtaagaaattacttaattataattttattttttcttatcagttccacaatttattttttcttaaaaaatgaatgagcgttatgaggcgtgcacttttggattttccaaacttttttagtattttatttggtgtctttaattaatatttatttaatttaattttttaattaatatttagttaatttatttttgtaattaatatttatttaaattatttttttttaattaatatttatttaatttattttttttaattaatattgatttaatttctttttgttttttttaatcaatatttatttaatttaatttcgtaattaatatttattttattcaattttttatttaatttgttttgttaattaatatttatttaatttgatttttttttaattaatatttatttaatttaattttttaattaatatttagttaatttatttttgtaattaatatttattttattaaatttcttatttaatatttatttaatttgttttttttaattaatatttatttaaattgtttttttttttagttaatatttatttaatttaattttttatttaatatttattcaaattgttttttttttattaataatgattgtTTTTTAAGATTGACGGATTAGAGTGCATAGAAAACGGAAGCAATGAGACAGTAAAGTTAGAACGGACAATACTTTACAtgcttaatattaaaatcactGAGCATCAGTATAATTCTGAAAAcagttatattaaatttaaagatacGTCTTCTGGggaatttaaaatgaatttcttgaaaaatatcacTCGGAAAAATTCACTGAATCttgtaagtttaaaattattattattgttattattacttataaaaatttatttaaaattttttctaatggATTATATGAAAActgaaatatgaaaattataaaaaaaattttttttctaatttgcGGATTT encodes:
- the LOC123270701 gene encoding uncharacterized protein LOC123270701, giving the protein MRSLLLKILLLIAVESTVSTGIGIHADWDIQGKVGHLCENGVMLDEDYPPCDCLKKMPIMGNLALGPPDIPYFGDVPGFNDQQSVPNISSDNEMIIPSGSVLIDGLECIENGSNETVKLERTILYMLNIKITEHQYNSENSYIKFKDTSSGEFKMNFLKNITRKNSLNLISGELKINDESVQTFGPEDNLCRPFEDGMMKDIVGPILSLIMFERQSCPIKKGTSVVVKSNNPITLISDDPLQCGNYEMNVQINSLMEPDVFLELTLEWTVSENLHCGK
- the LOC123270759 gene encoding uncharacterized protein LOC123270759, producing the protein MFQYFILILNILGIILTAEAQSFRNHLKVSTRLDLSGSLKHLCAGDDQNDDDQVVSCACLSKLSVVSTVQVGKYQNVYHYNESNQYGVNTYASLHQTEEDLEVFGFGRFNLHNVKCVENNEVKDVESRYTHWFHVYYTWSSVATPNKFVDYEDYEAEVPLPVTIVDINLDNAPKIRNLIVKLNSTEVYKFEDNLGTMCGESLEKGSMERALWSIVDQVLLHNDNNCNYPKGSTFPTVEKIPLTMIVDKPLKCGQYVLEFSIHLDDLPTINWIGKIYWYLEAGSTCVG